The stretch of DNA ACTGTCGCCGACACCTGGCTGCGAGGTTGAGAGTGGCGTCCCGTCTACACTAACGGGTTTGCCGAAATTAATGCGAGGAAGGAAGATATCCAAGATATGCAAAAGTTCTGAAATAAGATAGTCAAAGCAATATCCCTTGTATCGATAAAGATTTTGATACCTATCATATTTTCGACGATACCCACGTCATGGTGTTTTTTCTGAATGAAATAATTCTTTAGATTGGTAAATGTCACAACCGTCGATATCCCTTCTTCCACACGCGCTTGCtgttcttcagcttcaagacagatggtgatgatgcACTGAGTAACAAGAACGAGAGCTTCGCATACTTTTGGGAGCATCACATCAAGTTCCTGGGGAAAGTCGGCCGGAGTCATGGGAGATGGGGAGGAAACTGCAGATGTCgccgatgaagaagaggaatcTGACGAACTCCTTTCTCTGTTCACTTCTTCAATATCCGCAACTTTGCTTGATGCTGGGGGGACCATTCCAAGTGATCGGTGGATGGCCTTCTGTGCATAATTCGACAAGGTGAAAAATCGCTTTGCCAAGAATGATGCAAGCGACTCGTGTGTGCGAAGTACGTCAGGAAGCTGAATCGCTGTTGCATTCAGCTGAGTAGATTGAAGATATGAATCAACCAGTTTCAAGAGTGTCGTTTGGTGCGGTGTTACTATTTCATTGGTTCTGCATGGGAGTTAAATTTCCATACGGCTATCTCTAGCTTAAACACTGACAGTTGAAATCTCTTGTACAGATCGGGGACCAGTCCGCCTTCAATAAGTTGGGTGAAGATAGCATACCTGGACACTATGTCAACAAGGTTGCCTCATGATATAATCAATGACTAACCCAACGTCAAAAGCTTTAGCCCCGTCACTTCCTTCTTTAGCTTCATGCAGGCGAACCATATTATCCACCAAACCTATGCATATCCGAACGCCGACATTCGACATTGTCAATAGCTGCCTAAAGCAACAACTGCGTTGTCAGATAAACAGTTTCAGATAGAAATTTGAACGGCGTACGATCGTTTTTTGCTCCCATGTATACAGTTGAGGATAAAGATCAAAGTTGTCAGTAGGGTGCGCTCGTCTGGAGATCCCAACAATCGACTGTTTTGGCAGCTGTAAATAAAGTACTATGTAATCAATGGCGATGGAAGTTGCACGCACATAAGGACGACCTGGTCCTCCGGTAGATTCATGTATGACTCCCACAAACTGGCTACGAGTGTGTCATTTGCGGTAACCGTGTTGGAAAGGGCCTGCGTAAGAACGCGAGCCGTAGCAACAGCTATGACACACAAAATGAGTATTGAACAGTCCCGAATAAGAAGAACCGTGAGTAACTCACATTCACTATCCTCCATAGCAGACCAGGAAGTGTAGAAGTGAAGGAGGCGTCGCATATCCGGCTCATTTTCACTGTTAGGGGAGGTGTCGTGATTAGTTATTTCTCCGTCTCCATTAGTGCAAGGGGCAAGGCCCTAGCGGGAAGACAAGAGATCAGATTGAAATACGCACTAAGCTCGAGATTGATTTGCAGGCACTCCGGCCACCAAGTTCCTTGTGAATTTAGCCAGGCTCATGCAGACTTGACGAAGACTGTCCTCTTGGCTGGTGACTCTATTTGCCTCGGATTCATCGTCTGAATCGTCGTTGTCCCAGAAGGAGAGCTGCATTCGAGTGAGGTCCCGCCATAGCTTTCGCAGATCGGCCCAGAGTTTAAGATCGGCGCCTGCTTGCGAACTTGGAAAACGGTAAGGGCAGAAATATCAAGCCATGTATCGGGTAGCATACCGCACTGTATCACTCTGCGCAAGGGCCTGGGAGGCTGAATCGAGGACAGCAACCAAATTCTGTACTCTGCGCCTGTCTTTAAAGTTGCAATCTGCACAAGCCTTGCGAAACTGTGCGGCGACGACGGCGCCCTGGGCATAATCCATGATGGCGAAAGGGAAGAGGGGGGCAGCTGTTTATGTGCCGAGTGTCTAAGCTTACATATAGTAGACGGACCAACATGGCAGTTTGCGATTGACCGTCAATTGAGCCATCTGTCATGGGTAAGAAAACTAAAAACAGCCCAGTTTCATCTGTGGACACAATGGGCAACTCTACCACCGACATCAACGTCTCTCTCGAGCCTCATCTCATCGCCTCTCTGCAAGTTGTATATCCCCTCCTGCCTCACCAACTCGCTCAAGAACTCTGTCCGTTTCTCTCAGATCCACCCCCCGCAATCATTCCATACAATGTCTTGTATGCACTCTCTCAATGGGCCCGCACAGAGCAGTCCCAGACAACACTCAGGTCCAAAGGTCTTGAGCCCCATGCTTTCTCTATGATATCTCTCCTAGCTGGCACCATCACCTCTCCAGAACGCAAATTCGGCGACTATGTTCCTCCCAAGGAGCCAGAAGACATCGCCGCTGAACGCATACGAGAAAGAAAGGCTATCACCGTTTTGCTCAATGCCCTCCTCAGCATCGCAGGCGTAGCTTTCGCTGCTTGGTGGGCGGCCGATAAAACTGGATGGGCGAACGAATGGGTGTGTTACACAGTACATCACTTCTAGCCGACGTCAAGTGTTTCTAACCACCTTGTAGCGAGTGCTTTTCGCCCTCTTTGCTGCCATCGTTGTTGCATTAGCCGAGGCCGTCCTCTACATAATCTGGCAGTCACGCCAATCTAAATCCCCCAAGGCAAGGAGGCGGTTGGCGAGGCACAAGAAAGTGGACCAACCACCTGAATCCAATTCCACGGAACATTCGCAACGGAcatccgagtccgagtccgtACATGAAAAGTCCACCTTGCGGCAGAGGCGGCCATGACGTCTCATTTTCGTATAGAGACTATCGCTCTCATGACTTTCTATCAATATATTCTATCTTTAATGCTTTCATTAATAATGAAAGGTACCACCCTGTTAATCCCCAGACCTCTATACGACCGCCAACGCCAGGCCCGACTTCGTCTTTGACATCCTCCTCCGCTGTTTTGGTCGTGACAGTTTCCGACCCCAATAATGGCTTGACGATGTCCGTGACGTCAATTGTCCAATATGGCTCGGCTGCCCTGAACATAGACCGTCGCACTTGACGAGATGAGACAAATCTCTTTAGCGGAAGATGAATGGCAGTTGCAACCTCTGCCGGAGACGCTTGCCGACGAAGGGCATCCAGGTCCAAAGAGGGGAATGGTTCGTCTTCGTTGATTTCCTCCTCGTTGGAAGAGTGGACAAATCCCTTCAGGTAGGCTTCAGCGTCGTATATCCGCGCACAATTCAATTGTGGATAATACTCACGACAAAGGGCCATACTCTCATATCACCACGCAAGTTGAGCTCAGGTGGGCCAATTGCTCCGAGTACGTCAATACGACTTGGATCTATACCTAATTCTTCCTTTGTCTCTCGTAAAGCCCCGTACACCAATGATTCGTCTGTCTGAACGGACTTTCTTCAGACGCTTGCCGACGTAAACTTGTGGAACCACCTACTTCGTCTACACGGCCGCCAGGGAAACTGATTCGACAACAAGAATCAGAGCATAGCATTTGTTGATGAGTTTCAAGCCCACCTGATTTCTCCGGAATGGGATCTTAATGCTTTTGCTCTGACTTCGAGTAATATTCCGGGTTCACCATCAACGTTGCAGAACGGTATGAGAACAGCGGCATTCCGTGACTTAGGGGCTATTCCGGTAGTGGGCCAGTTTACTGTGCTAGAATTAAAATTTAAAACATCTCTAAGGATTTTCAGCGTATTGGGTGTTATTGGCTTTGTGAGAGAGATAAGACTAGTGGATGCCAAAGGGTGGGATGGACGAAAGGCCATGAAAATTGAAAGCTTCCAGACATGCGGACTGATGTCATTCCAATAATATCTTGTTTACCAGTTCCTTTTACATCAAATAACCCTCACCAGCCGTTCATTGACGCCGCTTGTACAGCCACAAATGACATCGCTGACTTGCCCCGGAACCGTCGTCCTGCCTTTAGACTCAAAATGCAATCTTGATTCTTTCAAATGCGTCGCGGTTATCACATTCGGATCTCGCTGGACCCAGAGCCTAAAACCTTAAGGACGAACCTCCCCGACTTGTTTATTCCAGCTACATTATTTCAACCACTTCCAAGTCATTCTGCTAAATCGACTGTGAGGCGAAATACACTGTCTCGACCCattcagaagaagaaagattaTAGATTTGGACCAATAGCTATTGACTGGGTCGATTTCGACCATATGCGACCTATGATGCTCTCTGCAAAAGAACGACCCCGGTCCAGAGGTATGATAATCTGTGCAGTTGTATTCGCTCTCTGTTTCTTGCTTATGAGGTTCATTGCTGTAAATAGGTCCAGCCGAAGCGACATTTGTGCCACATACCCGTAGCAAATCTGGGACCACAAACCTCCCTGAAGGAACTGTACATATATTTCGGGATGGCTCCAGCAAACCTACAACCGAAGAGCTTGAAGCGAAAGTTTCGAAAATGGCACTAACAGACCCCGCTGCAGATTCAGACGGGATTATGTTGGGTGTACTTGCAGTTCCATCGTGGATGACTCCTTCTGACTTCTTGGAATTTGTCGCTCCAGCGGTAGATGGTATCGCACACCTTCGGATTATTCGGTATACACGCCTTCGTGGCTTTGAATTGGtaatttgattctgacacCTTTTCAGAGACTTTGCTCCCAATCGTTCTATGGTCGTCATTAAGTTCCCCAACCCAGCAGATGCTGCCGAATTTTCTGAGGCCTATAACGGCAAGCCTTTCAACTCGATGCAAGTATGTGGCAATATTTCTCTTCACGTCCGTAATCTCAATGTCGAGTGCAGCCAGAAATCTGCCATGTAGTGCACGTTTTATCCGTTACCATAGACGTGGAAGATGTTGTTTCTCAGACAATATCTCGCATTGAGCATGCTCAAGGAAATGTGTATGAATTACCAACATGTCCGGTTTGCCTCGAACGAATGGACTCCGCCGTTACAGGCCTAATAACTGTCCCTTGCTCGCACACTTTTCATTGCGCATGTCTAAGCAAATGGGGAGACAGTCGGTGCGTTTCCACGCCGATTTTGCATGTTTGCATTCCTGAAAGTCTCTCCCAGCTGTCCAGTTTGCCGCTACTCCCAAACACTGTTATCCTCTCATCCtacctcttcaacatctaCAAGGACCATACCGTTTGCTGATCCATTGGCTCAGAATCAATCGTCTTGTACATCCTGCGCTTCGAGGAGCAATTTGTGGATATGCCTAATTTGCGGAAATGTCGGATGTGGTCGTTATGGTCAGGCACATGCACAGGCCCATTATCAAGCAACAACACATCTTTACGCATTGGAGCTCGAGACGCAGCGCGTGTGGGATTACGCGGGCGATGGCTACGTACATCGTTTGATACAAAACAAGGCCGATGGAAAGCTGGTGGAGCTCCCAAGCGCTGCCTCATCTGTGGCTGCAACACCACGAGAAGGGGGACTCGGACCCAGCCAAGCAGACGCACTGAGTGCGGAGAAAATTGAAGCAATTGGGATTGAATATTCATATCTCCTTACGTCGCAGCTCGATTCTCAGCGTTCATTTTACGAAGAACAATCACAAGAACTCAAATCCCAAGTAGATGAGCTCAAAACTCTCGTGGAAAAGCTGAGCGTTGAAttcaaaaaggaaaaagaacgaAATAGGGAAGAAGAAGTGCGCCTCCGCaaggcagaagaagaacgtATAGCTCAACTCTTGAAGGATAAAGCCAAAGCCGAAAACCGAGCAGAGAAGGTCGCGGAGCTAGCCAGACGACTAGAGAAAGAGCTTAGAGAGGAACGTGCTGTTAGCGAGGgtttgatgaagaatttgAGCAAGATGCGAGAAAGGGCCGAATTGGCTGATAAAGATAGGGATGCTGCCATAGCCGAGGTCAAGGATCTCAAAGAACAATTGCGGGATGTGTTCTTCTCTCTGGAAGCTCAGAAAGCGATCGAGCAAGGTGGTGGGATTGAATCAGAGGCGGCCGGTGGGTCGATAGCTATCCCTTTACCCGAGTCGACGTCGACTACGgatgcaaaaaagaagaaggctAGAAAGAGATAAATGACATGGATTCAATTTTCCCATTGATCACGCAGGCTTTCGATATTCTAAACATGGGTGTTTTCGATCTGACTTCGAGATCATACTTTGTGCCTCTCACTTGCTCTGAGTCAGAATCGGTGGACTGTCTCCGCGATATCTGTGTGAAATGGATGGATTCAGACTGGCCGAGCCAAGTATATAAGCTGTGTGGGTTTCTATGCGGACCCACAAGTATAGCGCCAGTCCTATATTTGCTCCAAGGGCACCGGACTCGTGTACGATCGCAGATGGGTTTAAGTATATGTCTTTAGACCAATTAACGTTCACGTCAGCTCACTTAGTGACTCCAATAAGTTTGTTCAATTCATGAATCAAGATTGAAATAACCCGCCCTTTTGCATGACCACTGACTACACCTACTATTGGCTGACTAGTGCGCAACTACATGCATACTTGCGAAACACAGTCTGATTTTTTGTAGCGTTACAGTTTCCAGCAACACGTCTAGAATTTACCAAATGGAAGGGCACCTCAATTTTTGAACTTTCAGAATACTGGGACCGCAAAAGTGAACCTCGTACTATTTCGACATTTCAAGTGCTCGAATTACCTCGGAAAGAACCAAAGGTAGGAAAGAAGTAGTAGTCGACCTGTGCGAGAATTCCCCGAGTCCTGCAAATTTGACATACTAGTAAATACCCACTGTTTTGTGGTACTTCGGACAACTGGCATATGGGTATCAGAAGTTGCCAATGACATTCATTGCACTCTCCCCGTATCTAATGACAGTTGGTCGGTTATTAGTAGCTACGAATAGTCTATCTGGAAGTCTTGGCGCCGTATGCCACATAGCACAAGAGTAATTATGTAGGCGCTTATTTTTGGGTGAGGTAACTGGGCCCCCAATCTTCTTTACTGACTTTGGCTTATGACGCCATGAAGCGACCCAGCGACGAATGGCCCCCAATATCCTTTACATGTCTTATCCATATTTTACTATCCTAATCACACTGCCAAATCCCCAGGTCCAGTGTAAGCTATTCCCATCTCTCACTTTGCTTTCACTTCAACCTTCCTGACTAATTAGTTCCTAAATTTTCCTGTGCATTTGAGACTTCAATCCGCTTCTCTCTGTCAGTTATAATTTTCACATCGTGATATATTGCCTTTCAGCCACTATTTGAAGTACAGTGAAATTAGGTTGAAGTAAAATTAGGATATTTGGTGTCCTTGTTTGCCAAGAGCTTCAATCTAGGGTACCCCCAGTGCGTCATGGGtcttcgctcggtgctctTGCTCATGCCCCAGCTGTCCGCTCCTCTACTCAGACAACCCTCCGCCCTCTTTCATTCAAAAATTTTCTGAACATCTTGATAAACTTCACACCGAGAACAACACCAGCGATCACAGTCTCTGCGATTATCATTGACTAATAGCGTTCATTCCGAGTCTGAGAGTGATGAGCACAAACCATCGAAAACGCAAATACCGTGGCACGGCGCGATCTCACAACTCGTACTCAGGTTCAAAATCTCAGCAGCACATTGAACCGTTTCTGAGTCACCATGAAGCATATCTCAACCAGCAACAGATCTCAAGCTCGACTGCATGGGGAGTTGACCTTGATATTTCTTATCGTGGCGAGTTGACTCCAGCTACACATCCACAACCCGACCCCCTGCAAGCACTATATATCCAGGCACATGAAGCAAATATTGTAAAGGGGTCCAGCGCAAAAATTGCAGCACAGTCGTTAGAGGTAGTGGAGTATCACACCGTTCCGTTGCCTCTTGGGACAGTTGTCTCTGAGTCTCAACTATCTGCAGCTCCCGTCGTTATCACTCCCAAGGTTGGGACTGCTCTGATTGAGTTGGGCGACGGCAATGTGCGGCAGGGTGAGGTAGAGAGAAAATCTCCTGGTGCAGCTGGTGGCCTTGTACATTCGGCATTGGTGGTTGTCGACGATGACATCGACTACGTCGATTCTTCTGCCTTGTTGCCAGAAAAGTCACCATCATCGATATGGGTTGACAGGTATGTCCGTGTTTCATGTTCTTCGATCTGCAGTATGAGTGAACTCCCGGTCAACGATGTCGGGATTTCGATTAGGGGAATTTTTCGTTCCTCTTTTTCGCCCAAGTCTCCGATGTGATGTCGAGTACCAGTTCATGCGGTCAAGTCGTTTACCTATGACTTATTTACATCTGGCCCATTGCCACGAAGTCAATGTTTCTactttcttttctcgttGAGAGGTGATTTACAAACTTTTGCTCCCACCAGGTACGATATccgtctcctcctcaatAACACTAGACCATTTCCCCCCCTTTCTCCCGAAAAGCTACCACCTGCATCCCCAACAGGTTTCTCCGACCTTCCCTCAGACGCTGAAGAtaccttctttttctcctccACTGAGGTGGAAGATTTTAGGCGGGAAAAGCGTCGGCGGGTAATGGAGCGTACAAGGGATGAGCGAGTAAAGGCGCGTATGCAGGAAGAGGGGTATGAAGACAGACTTGGAAATAacaaagaagaggaggatatATGGGGTGGGAGTGACGAAGAGGTATGTTCACCCTCATTTTCATGTCATTTTGCTTTTGCTCGTTCATGTATTCCCCATATTATCATTCCACTCAACCTTCAGCATTGTTCTTAATACTAATTTCACCTTTTAACCCAGCccgaccaaacacaacaGGATCTTATGGAGCGAACCGCCATGCATATTGCCTCTTCACCGAACGCAGCTCAACTTGAAATGCGCATACTTGCCAACTATGGGGCGGATAAGCGATTCGCGTTTCTCCGTGGACGGTGGAAGCGCGCATGGGGATTAGCAAAGGCTAAAGCCCGGATCaagttgaaaaaaaaggtGGAGGACAAGCAGAAGGAGCCTGAATCCACGGGGGTATTAGCTCTGGCAGGTTATGGAAGTGACTCacaggaagatgatgatgagccTGTGGCAGAGCAGGTAATATCATTCGTTTCTCCTCCATCCCTTCTTCCCTCCTCAGCACCGCCTGTTGACCCCGATGTGTCTCATTCTTCAAAAGTGCAAAGCACTAGTAGCGTCGATGCAGATGTAGAGAAGGAGGAACAGGCAAAAGAAGCTCGACGTAGGCGGCTGAAGGCATGGGCAGCGCAACGTAAGGCAGGTAGCAGCGGCTAGGTAGAACCAGTGAACAATGTAATGCGTGAATCTAACTAGGACCAATATACTGTTGCAGCTTTGATACATCGCATCTGTAAACCATTC from Psilocybe cubensis strain MGC-MH-2018 chromosome 7, whole genome shotgun sequence encodes:
- a CDS encoding Copper transport protein 86, producing the protein MDYAQGAVVAAQFRKACADCNFKDRRRVQNLVAVLDSASQALAQSDTVRSQAGADLKLWADLRKLWRDLTRMQLSFWDNDDSDDESEANRVTSQEDSLRQVCMSLAKFTRNLVAGVPANQSRAYENEPDMRRLLHFYTSWSAMEDSESVATARVLTQALSNTVTANDTLVASLWESYMNLPEDQVVLICQNSRLLGSPDERTLLTTLIFILNCIHGSKKRSQLLTMSNVGVRICIGLVDNMVRLHEAKEGSDGAKAFDVGYAIFTQLIEGGLVPDLYKRFQLTNEIVTPHQTTLLKLVDSYLQSTQLNATAIQLPDVLRTHESLASFLAKRFFTLSNYAQKAIHRSLGMVPPASSKVADIEEVNRERSSSDSSSSSATSAVSSPSPMTPADFPQELDVMLPKVCEALVLVTQCIITICLEAEEQQARVEEGISTVVTFTNLKNYFIQKKHHDVGIVENMIELLHILDIFLPRINFGKPVSVDGTPLSTSQPGVGDSSGFSYLKRDLVRLLGVLSHGAKSVQDRTREAGGLAVVMNLCVVDERNPYLREHAIFTLHNLLKGNHENQKFVDSVKPSQEWAEDGTLKTRVGATRK
- a CDS encoding putative Nudix hydrolase NudL; protein product: MAFRPSHPLASTSLISLTKPITPNTLKILRDVLNFNSSTVNWPTTGIAPKSRNAAVLIPFCNVDGEPGILLEVRAKALRSHSGEISFPGGRVDETDESLVYGALRETKEELGIDPSRIDVLGAIGPPELNLRGDMRVWPFVGFVHSSNEEEINEDEPFPSLDLDALRRQASPAEVATAIHLPLKRFVSSRQVRRSMFRAAEPYWTIDVTDIVKPLLGSETVTTKTAEEDVKDEVGPGVGGRIEVWGLTGWYLSLLMKALKIEYIDRKS
- a CDS encoding RING finger protein ETP1-like protein (RING finger protein ETP1 homolog), giving the protein MRRGYHIRISLDPEPKTLRTNLPDLFIPATLFQPLPSHSAKSTVRRNTLSRPIQKKKDYRFGPIAIDWVDFDHMRPMMLSAKERPRSRGPAEATFVPHTRSKSGTTNLPEGTVHIFRDGSSKPTTEELEAKVSKMALTDPAADSDGIMLGVLAVPSWMTPSDFLEFVAPAVDGIAHLRIIRDFAPNRSMVVIKFPNPADAAEFSEAYNGKPFNSMQPEICHVVHVLSVTIDVEDVVSQTISRIEHAQGNVYELPTCPVCLERMDSAVTGLITVPCSHTFHCACLSKWGDSRCPVCRYSQTLLSSHPTSSTSTRTIPFADPLAQNQSSCTSCASRSNLWICLICGNVGCGRYGQAHAQAHYQATTHLYALELETQRVWDYAGDGYVHRLIQNKADGKLVELPSAASSVAATPREGGLGPSQADALSAEKIEAIGIEYSYLLTSQLDSQRSFYEEQSQELKSQVDELKTLVEKLSVEFKKEKERNREEEVRLRKAEEERIAQLLKDKAKAENRAEKVAELARRLEKELREERAVSEGLMKNLSKMRERAELADKDRDAAIAEVKDLKEQLRDVFFSLEAQKAIEQGGGIESEAAGGSIAIPLPESTSTTDAKKKKARKR